A genomic window from Sulfurospirillum diekertiae includes:
- a CDS encoding IS256 family transposase: MEIQIDTEAILQQIREGKALGGKDGALAPLIKQLTEAALQAEIESHLTQDLAKNRKNGTSSKTMKSEMGSFELDVPRDRAGTFEPQIVKKNQTHMSDQIEQKILSLYALGNSYSQIADHIEEIYGVGFSKATISAVTDKILPMLQEWRVRPLEELYPFIFLDAIHYKVKDEGKYISKAFYTVLGIKTDGRKEVLGLYLGENEGAKFWLQVLTDLQNRGVKDILIASVDGLKGFPEAINSVFPHTEVQLCIVHQIRNSIRFVGSLHQKQFASELKAVYQAFTKEEAENELDKLEEKWGKKYPIVFQSWRNKWDNLSLYFQYPEDIRRVIYTTNIIESVHRQFRTLTKTKGAFPNDDSLLKLLFMGIQNAQKKWTMPIRNWSLTLSQLSIVFEGRLGKALNL; encoded by the coding sequence ATGGAAATACAGATAGACACAGAGGCAATATTACAACAGATACGTGAGGGTAAAGCCCTCGGAGGGAAAGATGGGGCACTTGCTCCATTGATTAAGCAACTGACAGAAGCAGCACTGCAAGCAGAGATAGAATCACATCTCACGCAAGATTTAGCAAAGAACCGTAAAAATGGTACCAGCTCTAAAACCATGAAAAGCGAAATGGGCAGTTTTGAATTGGATGTACCACGAGATCGAGCAGGTACATTTGAGCCCCAAATCGTGAAGAAAAATCAAACCCATATGTCGGATCAAATAGAGCAAAAGATACTCTCACTCTATGCCCTTGGCAACAGTTACAGCCAAATAGCAGACCATATTGAAGAGATATACGGTGTCGGCTTCTCCAAAGCCACCATAAGTGCGGTAACGGATAAAATCCTACCCATGCTACAAGAGTGGCGTGTTCGTCCCTTGGAAGAGCTTTATCCTTTTATCTTCTTAGATGCCATTCACTATAAAGTTAAAGATGAAGGGAAATATATCTCTAAAGCATTTTATACCGTTCTTGGCATTAAGACCGATGGAAGAAAAGAGGTTTTAGGGCTTTATTTGGGTGAAAATGAGGGAGCGAAGTTCTGGCTACAGGTACTTACAGATTTGCAAAACCGTGGAGTGAAAGATATATTGATTGCCTCCGTTGATGGACTTAAAGGATTTCCTGAAGCCATTAATTCTGTGTTTCCTCATACCGAGGTACAGCTCTGTATTGTGCATCAGATACGCAACTCCATACGATTTGTAGGATCATTGCATCAGAAACAATTTGCCAGTGAACTCAAAGCTGTCTATCAAGCCTTTACTAAAGAAGAAGCTGAAAATGAATTAGACAAACTAGAAGAGAAATGGGGTAAAAAATACCCTATCGTGTTTCAATCATGGCGTAACAAATGGGATAATCTCTCACTGTACTTTCAATACCCAGAAGATATTAGACGCGTCATTTATACCACCAACATTATTGAATCGGTTCATCGTCAGTTTAGAACCCTCACAAAAACAAAAGGGGCATTTCCAAATGATGATAGCTTACTTAAATTATTGTTTATGGGAATTCAAAATGCGCAGAAAAAATGGACAATGCCTATTCGAAACTGGAGCCTAACCCTCTCTCAACTCTCTATTGTTTTCGAGGGCAGATTGGGCAAGGCTTTAAATTTATGA
- the purL gene encoding phosphoribosylformylglycinamidine synthase subunit PurL, whose translation MENLDAVLKKHKLTKDEYENILNILGREPNLLEIGIFSSMWSEHCSYKSSKKYLNGFPTKAPWVIQGPGENAGVIDVGDGMAAVFKMESHNHPSFIEPYQGAATGVGGILRDVFTMGARPVANMNSLRFGNVTNNDDTSRHQRFLVRGVVAGIGGYGNCMGVPTIGGETFFDESYNGNILVNAFTLGLAKSDEIFYGKAEGLGNPVVYVGSKTGRDGLGGAVMASDSFTEANKSLRPTVQVGDPFAEKLLLEACLELFKTDYIVGIQDMGAAGLTSSSFEMAGRSGSGMIMHLDRVPAREEGMQPFEFMLSESQERMLICAKKGYEDKVVDIFRKWDLNAEIIGEVTATGNMELFWHGEKVADMPVQPVSEQAPIYDRPTKEPAYLATIKNTNINDFAKVENQKAFDTLLNSVEVSDKTWIFNQYDSTVQTNTIKAPGSLDASVIRIKENGKALAMSSDCNPRYNYIDPKMGAAAAVAESGRNVAMSGARPLAITDCLNYGNPENPEVMWQFAQGCYGIKEACAKLNTPVVSGNVSLYNETNGVGVFPTPAIVMVGLNDDANKTLPSSFQKEGASVYLIGETKSDFGGSLYMKELYGKVEGTLAELNYDKELKLWELVIEANKKGFLNAAKDVNVGGIAIALAKMVAKSKKGVTCNFTCKDTKDIFAESFSRAIVEVNDEAGFEAMAKNVGISVTKIGTVGGNSFTCNDVSKSVEAICERYFNRFVEVVEQDI comes from the coding sequence ATGGAAAATTTAGACGCAGTGTTAAAAAAACATAAGTTAACCAAAGACGAATATGAAAATATTTTGAATATTTTAGGACGTGAGCCAAATCTTTTGGAGATTGGCATCTTCTCATCCATGTGGAGTGAGCACTGCTCGTATAAATCCAGTAAAAAATACCTTAATGGCTTTCCTACCAAAGCGCCATGGGTCATTCAAGGACCGGGTGAAAATGCAGGTGTTATTGATGTCGGCGATGGTATGGCAGCGGTCTTTAAGATGGAATCTCACAATCACCCAAGTTTTATCGAGCCTTACCAAGGTGCGGCAACGGGTGTTGGCGGCATTTTAAGAGACGTTTTTACCATGGGCGCTCGTCCTGTTGCAAACATGAACTCCCTTCGTTTTGGAAATGTGACCAACAACGATGACACGTCACGTCACCAACGTTTTCTTGTCCGTGGTGTCGTTGCGGGCATTGGTGGATACGGTAACTGTATGGGTGTTCCGACCATTGGTGGTGAGACATTCTTTGATGAGAGCTACAATGGCAATATCTTGGTGAATGCGTTCACGCTGGGTCTTGCAAAAAGTGATGAAATTTTTTACGGAAAAGCAGAAGGCCTTGGTAATCCTGTCGTTTACGTTGGCTCAAAAACTGGACGTGATGGTCTGGGTGGTGCTGTTATGGCGAGCGATAGCTTTACTGAAGCGAACAAAAGCCTACGTCCAACCGTTCAAGTCGGTGATCCTTTTGCTGAGAAGCTTCTTTTAGAGGCGTGTTTAGAACTCTTTAAAACCGATTATATTGTGGGTATCCAAGATATGGGAGCGGCTGGACTTACTTCAAGCTCCTTTGAGATGGCAGGACGCAGTGGCAGCGGTATGATTATGCACCTTGATCGTGTGCCTGCACGTGAAGAGGGGATGCAACCGTTTGAATTTATGCTCTCAGAGTCCCAAGAACGTATGCTCATTTGTGCCAAAAAAGGGTATGAGGACAAAGTCGTTGATATCTTTAGAAAATGGGATCTCAATGCTGAAATTATCGGTGAGGTCACCGCAACGGGCAACATGGAACTCTTCTGGCATGGCGAAAAAGTGGCTGATATGCCCGTTCAACCCGTCAGCGAACAAGCGCCGATTTACGACAGACCAACCAAAGAGCCAGCTTATTTGGCAACTATTAAAAACACAAACATTAATGACTTTGCCAAAGTTGAGAACCAAAAAGCGTTTGACACCCTTTTAAATTCCGTTGAAGTCAGCGATAAAACATGGATTTTTAACCAATATGACTCGACGGTTCAAACCAATACGATTAAAGCACCAGGAAGTTTGGATGCGAGTGTAATTCGCATCAAAGAAAATGGTAAAGCCCTTGCGATGAGTAGCGACTGTAATCCACGTTATAACTATATCGACCCTAAAATGGGTGCTGCGGCTGCGGTGGCTGAGAGTGGACGAAATGTAGCGATGAGTGGCGCACGACCTCTTGCCATTACCGATTGTCTAAACTACGGAAACCCTGAAAATCCTGAAGTCATGTGGCAGTTTGCACAAGGGTGTTACGGCATCAAAGAGGCGTGTGCAAAACTAAACACACCCGTTGTCAGCGGTAACGTCTCTTTGTACAACGAAACCAACGGTGTGGGTGTTTTCCCAACCCCTGCAATCGTTATGGTAGGTTTGAATGATGATGCCAACAAAACACTTCCGTCCAGCTTCCAAAAAGAGGGTGCAAGCGTTTATCTGATCGGTGAGACAAAAAGTGATTTTGGCGGTAGCTTGTATATGAAAGAGTTGTACGGCAAAGTTGAAGGAACACTCGCAGAGCTGAATTACGACAAAGAGTTGAAACTCTGGGAGCTTGTGATCGAAGCCAATAAAAAAGGTTTCTTGAATGCGGCTAAAGATGTGAATGTCGGTGGTATTGCCATCGCTTTGGCGAAGATGGTTGCAAAAAGCAAAAAAGGCGTTACATGTAACTTTACATGTAAGGATACTAAAGACATTTTTGCGGAGAGTTTCTCACGCGCTATCGTTGAAGTCAATGACGAAGCAGGATTTGAAGCAATGGCCAAAAATGTCGGTATTAGCGTTACAAAAATCGGAACAGTGGGTGGAAATAGCTTTACATGTAATGATGTTTCAAAAAGCGTTGAAGCGATTTGTGAGCGCTATTTCAACCGCTTTGTTGAAGTGGTTGAACAAGACATCTAA